Sequence from the Raphanus sativus cultivar WK10039 unplaced genomic scaffold, ASM80110v3 Scaffold1035, whole genome shotgun sequence genome:
TAGCCCAAACTTAGTCCAAATTCTAGAATTATCCTCCACCTCCTTAAGATTAAAAATCTAGATATTTCCATAGAATTATCTAGataattagaataaaataatcTAGATATTATGTTAGAATTCTCtagatttagaattaaaatatgtaagatattttgtattttggaGGCTATAAATACCTCCACTCTCCTCTCTTTTGTATCAATCCAAGTTTGTAAAAACcatctaaataataaaaaatattcttcaaagttataaaaaagctttcttcttcataaagtttctttctcttcaaACACTTAAAATACCTTCTCCATTTCTATAAAGTTTTTCATTCCAACAATATCTTAGATCTTTTAACACGAGAGAGGAACAATCTACCGAGTTTTGAATCATGTTATGGGCTCATCTCTCCGGTGTTGTGGATAGACGAGAAAACCAAAGATTACCTTGTTATAGGGATGTTAGatgaagaaaatatggtttctaTCAAGAAAGAAGATAACTCGTGGAAACCAATCACCCAGCTGTCATTGTCATCTATCGAGGATTGTTTTAGCATGATATACAAGGATCACAAGCTTTACTGTCTCAATTATTATAAACTCACCATTTTTGATTTTTCTGGACATGTTCCCTTGCAAGTTTTCAAAATCAGCGTACGTAGATGCATAGAAAGAGCAGTAGGTGGAACCACTAGAATTCCTGGGAACATCCCATGCAAACGCTATTATTGGGCTTGTTATAAGAATAATGTGGTAGTCACTGTAGATGGGGATGTCTTAATTGTTAATAGCATGCGGAAGGAGATGTCCTACATATGGAACTTTAAAATCTACAAGATGGGTTCATCGAAGGGGAGCAAGTGGGTGGAAGTTGTTTCTTTGGGAGACGAGGCGATTCTTCTGGAGTTGGGTATCACAGTGCTTGCCAAGGACATTGAAGGAATCAAGAGAAACTCGATCTACTTTAATGGTTCTGATTCAGTAGATCCATATGATGAAAATGATATCTTCATATTCAATCTCGACACGAAGAAGGTTGAACAACCACATCAATTTGTTTGTTCATCCGTCTTATGCTCTAATGCAAGATGGTTCTTACCAAGTTTCAAACGTGAATGATTAATCattataaatatgtttactacatttttgtttgtgttttttcttgttATGAGAGGTTTGGAAATAATCTCATTTGATTACGCTCATCTAAACTATACTAAAAGGGGCATATAAAGCCCTGTAAAAGAGATGGTCACAGTTTCAGAATTACATCACAGAAAGTAGAGTTTTATCTCCTAAtttctattaattatatgttcaAATATTTGTATCCTAtccatgtaatattttttatacgcATAAACATTATATTCACGTAGTAGCAAACCCAGTCTCTATTCATAGGAACACATATGAGTGTGCAcaagaaggaaaaaagaaaagaaatagaaagCTTGAAGACCAAGAAAATAGTACCAATtattaaaaagcttaaattcaaaaaaaaaaaaacaacaacaaagaagagaaacccCTATAGGTAGGGATCAATCATTCCTGAAACTCGGTAGGAACCAACGAGCTCTAGAgaatgaaacagaggaagaaacaAGTGGTGGTAGTTGTTCAGCCTTCTTTGAATCGAGATTGAATACAAAGATTTCACTGTCGTACCAACCTATCTCATCGCCTGTGAAGTAAATGGAGTTACTAGTGATGCCTTCCTGGTCCTTAGCAAGCACTGTAATACCCAAATCTAAAATGATCGCCTCATCTCCCAAAGAAAAAATTTCCTCCAGCCCATTTGATGAATCCATCTTGAAGATTTTAAAGTTCCATGTTTCGGACAAAAAAGGACTTTCGCTCTTAACAATTAAGACATCTCCTTGTACAGTGACTACCACGTTCTCCCTCGTGCGAACCTCTTGGACATGATCTGGAATATCAGGCAATCTCATCCGACAGcttaatatttttggttgtaCGCGTCCCCCTCCTAGGCTAACTCTGGAAACTTGCAGCGGAAATTCACCAGAAAAGTCGAAAATACGGAGTTCATCATCGGCGAGACAATAGAGTTTGTGATCTTTGAATACCATGTCATCTTGGATGCCTTCCGAGATTTGTTTCCACGATTTATCACCTTTCTTCAAATAAAGTAGAGTATCTCCTATGACAAGGTAATCTTTGGTTTTCTCGTCTATCCACAATATCGGAGAGTCAAATCGTTGATCCCAAATAGGAGGTAGATTGATTCTCTCGCGGGTTAagagatttaaaatataaacaggGTTTTCCTTGTTTTTCAAACTAGGATCCATCAAAAGCCAGCTTCTACATGTCGCCAGACAATGGATTTCTGTAAAGTCGTCGGCAAGATGTTGAGTTTTGTAGAGcttttcttctttatcttcaGGATTGAACAAGAGACAGTAATTCTTTTCCTCAGGGAATAGAATCATCCAAGGGATCTTATTGTTTGGCTTTGATTTTCTCGAAGCAGATCCCCATGATGAACAAACTGATTTAGCCCTTTCGAAATCGGCAAATCCAAGGCGCTCCAAGATCAGCTGCATGAGATCTAGAGGAAGCTCGGACCAGCAATGAGATTTTGGAGGAGATTGGGCTAAGGCTAACGGTTGTGAAGCCATCTGACGAAACCTTAACGACCAAGCTTCAATTTTTTGggatataatattagttttcaCTCTCTCAAAAACCTTAATttgatgcatatatataataacaaaaaaaaaactttataatatattaaaagataattactCCATATCTTTAAATAGCCTACAGCTTcatttttaaagaaacaaaaaatgttgtattttggcaataatcatttatttgtttgtctAATGATTACAAATCTCGAAAACTTTAATTTATGCATGTCAATAAGACATATGTAtatagtaaataattttaatttataaacagaAAATCATATTTGTTACTTTTTAGAAAAGAGAATCATGGATACCATGTACATAAGAT
This genomic interval carries:
- the LOC108836953 gene encoding F-box protein At1g69090-like; translated protein: MASQPLALAQSPPKSHCWSELPLDLMQLILERLGFADFERAKSVCSSWGSASRKSKPNNKIPWMILFPEEKNYCLLFNPEDKEEKLYKTQHLADDFTEIHCLATCRSWLLMDPSLKNKENPVYILNLLTRERINLPPIWDQRFDSPILWIDEKTKDYLVIGDTLLYLKKGDKSWKQISEGIQDDMVFKDHKLYCLADDELRIFDFSGEFPLQVSRVSLGGGRVQPKILSCRMRLPDIPDHVQEVRTRENVVVTVQGDVLIVKSESPFLSETWNFKIFKMDSSNGLEEIFSLGDEAIILDLGITVLAKDQEGITSNSIYFTGDEIGWYDSEIFVFNLDSKKAEQLPPLVSSSVSFSRARWFLPSFRND